In Bacteroidia bacterium, the sequence ACCCGATATTTTATTGTTCGGGGCCAGCCTGAGCCAGGAGGTAAATTGCTTGGCCAAAACGCTGCGGTGTAACTGTTTCCTTCTCCGTATATCTCGTCATCCTTTTCTTGCCCTTGGAACCCGTAACGATAAGACCCAGAGGTGTATTCGCGCTCTGGCATTATCATCGCAAATGGGTAGTAACCATTCCTCTTACAATCTGCTGTGGAAGCTATTTTCATCTGATTTATTTCATGCGCTAATCAACCAAATTTAGTAAATGTCTGCATAAAAAGTTACTGTTTTTACTCCCCCAGGGAGAAGTCTTGTGCAACGTCTTTTTATATATCAAAGATGCAAATTTAGCCCGGGTAGACAAAATTAATGAACTGGCATTTCTTCCAGATTAGTTCATCGAAAGATTGTTCCTTTCGCAGTAAATGAGGTACTTTGCATGATTAGCACAAAAAATCATGGGAAAGTATTTAGCTATAGCATGTTGCCTTGCAGCTTTGGTGCAGTGCAGCTATAAAACCACAACGGAGCACTATCTCTCAGAGATCACTTCGGGGATTTCTGTAAGACAAGGTGATACGCTTATAAAGGTAGACCTGAACAGATTAGAGCGAAAGATAAAGGTACAAAGTGATTTGACCTACTATTGGTTTCAGCCCTTTGCAGTACATCATACCGTGGGCGGATACAGTGGCAATTTGCTCAATGGCACATTTGCTTCGTTTTATCCCAGTGGCGCCCTCCTGGAAAAAGGTGAATTCGATGCGGGTCTCAAGGAGGCCACCATTACAGGTTTTTTTGAGAATATTAGTATTCAAATTGATTATTCATTAAAATTCTAGTTTTTATTTAAAAAGTAACACTTTGCAATACACACAAATTATTACAGGTTTTGCTTTTTAACATGCAATATTAATGAGACTTCCTGTAATATTTAAATGGAGATTTAAATGCAATCAGTACTTTGTAGCCTTTTCCCAAAACAATTTTGATCTCCATGAATTGCGGCCAATGGAGAGGGCTTTGTAGGTCCGATTTATTATCGGACAATTCCGCGCCAGCGGAATACTACGGTTTCCGGTACCCCGGCCGCTGCTAACGCCTCTTCACCATGCGCTGTAGCCCGTATTCGGGCTTGTTCCAAAATAATTGGGACCTACATTAGCGGCTAATGGAAAGTGCCCTGGGCGCTTTACTTAATCCTCACCCCGGTTAATTAAATATGTATTGGCCTGGCTGGTGGCCATTATCAGCATGTCATCAATATTCACATGGGCAGGGCGCGTGAGGATGAACAGCACCGTCTCTGCTATATCTTCAGGCCGGAGCGGCTGAAATCCTTTGTATACCTGCTGTGCCGTTTCCCGGTCGCCTTTAAAACGTACCTCGGCAAATTCTGTATTTACATGACCGGGGCTCACCAGCGAGACTTTGATCCCATGCTGCAGCAGGTCAATGCGCATGCCTTTGCTGAGCGCGGCAACCGCATGTTTGCTGGCGCAGTATACGTTGCCTTTGGGATATACTTCCCTGCCGGCCACAGAACCTATGTTTACAATATGCCCGTGACCCTGGTTTATCATCGTTTGGCTGACCGGACGCGTAACGTTCAGGATGCCTTTCACATTCGTATCCATCATGGTGTCCCAGTCTTCCGGATCTCCGTCATGGATGCCAGCCAGCCCAAGCGCAAGCCCTGCATTGTTGATAAGGATATCCACCTGCTGCCATGCTGAATCCAACGAACCGATTGCGGCATGGGTGGCCTCCCGGTCGCGGACATCAAACCGTAGTGTTTTTGTTTTGATGGGATGCGTAAGCGTGAGCGCCTGCCCAAGTTCTTCCAGCCGGTCGCCCCTGCGACCGGTGATGATAAGATTGCAGCCTTCTGCGGCCAGAAATTCTGCACAAGCCTTTCCGATGCCTGAAGTAGCACCGGTGATGAGGGCGATCTTATTTTTCAGTTTCATTCGTAATTTGATTTTAGACAAACAAAAATGAGAATATATGGATAAATAAAGTTTTGGCGACACCGATGTAATAATAATGTCCCCTGAAAAATGGTATGTATTTCCGGCAGGTTAATTCGGGCAGGTAAATTTCGTAGCGGAGGACGATAGCTGTTTATTAGCGCCTTTAACTTTTTTATGAGTAATGTCCGGTACAGGAAGGTAATTTCGGCAAGTTTTTCTCTTAAGGCAGAGCCCACCGGCAAGCGTGTTGTCTCGGTGGCTCTTCTAAATCATTCACTATTAAATTTAATAAAAGATGAAATTGATATCATTCTTCTTAATGCTTGCCTGCCTCGCAACGCTGCCGGCTTTTGCCGTAGGGCCGGTAAAGGATAGTACGGAAAACCCATACAGCAATTGGTATAATAAAGATGCTGAAAATGATGATGTGCCGGGCGTAAGCGCCAACAGGGTATACAAGGAGTTGACGGCAAATAAACAATCCCGCACGGTGGTCGTGGCCATCCTGGATTCAGGTGTGGATACGGATCACGAAGACCTGAAAGGGAAAATATGGATAAATCGTGACGAAATTCCCGGCAACGGAAAGGATGACGATAACAATGGATATATTGATGATGTGCATGGCTGGAATTTTTTGGGAAATGAAAGCGGGGAGAATGTGGAACATGCCACCCTGGAAATGACCCGCCTCTATAAAAAGTATAGCGGGCAGTTTGGTGACCGAAAAGGTGGCCAAATAAAGAAAGATGAGAAAAAGGATTACAAACTTTATCAGGAGATTAAGAAGGATTACCTGGAAAAACGGGCATCAGCCGAAATGATGATAGAAAGCCTGAAGGATTTTCACAGGGTCTTTGGAATGGCTGACAGCGTTGTGATAGAATATCTGGGCAAGGAAAATTATACAGAGAAAGATCTGAAAAGCATTGAAACCGAAGACGTACGAACCATGAAGCTGGCGGAATTCCTGATCTCCCTTGCTGAACAGGGTTTCTCACGGGAGGAATACATGGGACTGCGCAATCATTATGTCTCTCAACTCAACTACCACCTGAACCCCGACTTTGACTCACGTCCGGTGATTGGAGATGATCCTGAGGACATGAGCGAACGGTATTACGGAAATAATGACGTGCAGGGCCCGGATCCTTCGCATGGGACGCATGTGGCCGGCATTGTGGCGGCTGTGCGCGATAACGGCATAGGCATGGACGGCATAGCAGAGGATGTAGAAATTATGGCCGTGAGGGTGGTGCCGGATGGTGATGAATATGATAAAGATGTAGCCAACGGGATTCGATACGCTGTTGACAATGGCGCCAATATCATCAATATGAGCTTTGGCAAAAAGTACTCGGCCAATGTGGGTGTGGTGGCCGAGGCCATTCAATATGCTGCTTCAAAGGGTGTATTGATGATCCATGCCGCAGGAAATGATGCTGAGAATAATGACAAAGTGATACACTATCCCACCGTGAGAGAAGGAATGGATGAAGAGCCTGAAGCTTGGCTGGTTACCGGTGCCTCCTCCATGGAAACGGGGTTGCGCTTGCCCGGCATCTTTTCCAACTATGGACGCAGAACTGTGGATCTTTTTGCGCCCGGAGTGGATATTTATTCGCTGAAGCCCGGAGATAAATATGCCGTCAACAGCGGCACCAGCATGGCGGCTCCCGCAACGGCTGGAGTGGCAGCACTGGTCATGTCATACTATCCTGACCTCACTGCCGTGCAGGTGAAGCAACTTTTGGTGGAATCTGCCCAGGATCATGGAAAGATGAAAGTTTATCGCCCGGGCCACGGTAAAACGAAGAAAACCAAATTCAAGAAACTCTCAGAAACCGGAGGAGTGGTAAATGCGTATGCTGCAATGAAGCTTGCGGAGGAAATGGCCACGAAATAATCTCATCGGGCAAAGTTGAGTTCCTGGATTGAAGTTAAAGGAAAACCGCTGCGGCTCTTGCTGCAAGCGGTTTTTCGTTTTAAAAATCCATAGTTATCGCGAATTCGTTCGTGGAATTCTATGGTTCCTCCGTTACTGCTTTTTCCAGGTATTTGTAAAGTTCCACCATTTCAGGTGGAGCCTCTTTTCGGTGGTCTCCCCATGATACGCGATGGGGGCCGGCATCGCTCCGCGTTTCAATAAACCAATAGAGATTACCGGGATGGTTAAACGTTACCTCTAAAAATTCCAGCGCGTCTATTTTTTCGGCTATTTCATTGAGTTGTTTACGGTCAAGCGTTTTCACTTCCCGGTATGAAGGCTCCTGTTTCAGCGTTTCCCTGAATACCACTTTGCCTGAAGTATCAATTAAATATTCTTCTACGCCACCCGTTACGCCACCACCCCGGCCAAAGGTGAGGCTGGTGGTTTGGCCGGGAAACAGGAAAGCTTTTCTCTGGGTGCCGCAGGCTACGAAAGTGAGCAGGAGCGGCAGTATTATCATCCATTTCATGCCGCGAATATAAGCCCTTGCCGGGAGCCGGTCCTGCGCAGTGACTCAGATCCGCAGATTATGATCGCCTGTCTCTCTCTTGCGGCTCCAGGCTTTCTTCACGATTTTGCCGGTTTTGATTCTTCTCGATAAAATGCCCAAGAATATAAAACAGCACTAGTGCAATCCCCGCACCCAGCACCATGGAACTGATGATAAACATTTCCGGATCGGGTCCATCGAATTGCTTGCCCACCATCACGCCTGCACCGATGCCGATCAGGAGCATTCCCCATTTGAGGGAAGAAATTAACGAAGCTGGCGGCCTGCGAAAGAGATGCTGAAGGTTGGTGACATCTGCTTGTTGTTCTACCACTATTCGTTTCAGCCGGTTATCGCTAATGGTTCTTACAATGAGGTAAACAAAAAAGAAAAATGCGATAGGGATCATTACTGCGAGTTCATCTACCATAACTTGTTGTTTTATTTGTTTCTGCAACTGACGAGGGTGTGATTCGCAATGTTGCAGTTT encodes:
- a CDS encoding SDR family NAD(P)-dependent oxidoreductase, which encodes MKLKNKIALITGATSGIGKACAEFLAAEGCNLIITGRRGDRLEELGQALTLTHPIKTKTLRFDVRDREATHAAIGSLDSAWQQVDILINNAGLALGLAGIHDGDPEDWDTMMDTNVKGILNVTRPVSQTMINQGHGHIVNIGSVAGREVYPKGNVYCASKHAVAALSKGMRIDLLQHGIKVSLVSPGHVNTEFAEVRFKGDRETAQQVYKGFQPLRPEDIAETVLFILTRPAHVNIDDMLIMATSQANTYLINRGED
- a CDS encoding S8 family peptidase: MKLISFFLMLACLATLPAFAVGPVKDSTENPYSNWYNKDAENDDVPGVSANRVYKELTANKQSRTVVVAILDSGVDTDHEDLKGKIWINRDEIPGNGKDDDNNGYIDDVHGWNFLGNESGENVEHATLEMTRLYKKYSGQFGDRKGGQIKKDEKKDYKLYQEIKKDYLEKRASAEMMIESLKDFHRVFGMADSVVIEYLGKENYTEKDLKSIETEDVRTMKLAEFLISLAEQGFSREEYMGLRNHYVSQLNYHLNPDFDSRPVIGDDPEDMSERYYGNNDVQGPDPSHGTHVAGIVAAVRDNGIGMDGIAEDVEIMAVRVVPDGDEYDKDVANGIRYAVDNGANIINMSFGKKYSANVGVVAEAIQYAASKGVLMIHAAGNDAENNDKVIHYPTVREGMDEEPEAWLVTGASSMETGLRLPGIFSNYGRRTVDLFAPGVDIYSLKPGDKYAVNSGTSMAAPATAGVAALVMSYYPDLTAVQVKQLLVESAQDHGKMKVYRPGHGKTKKTKFKKLSETGGVVNAYAAMKLAEEMATK
- a CDS encoding DUF6249 domain-containing protein, translated to MVDELAVMIPIAFFFFVYLIVRTISDNRLKRIVVEQQADVTNLQHLFRRPPASLISSLKWGMLLIGIGAGVMVGKQFDGPDPEMFIISSMVLGAGIALVLFYILGHFIEKNQNRQNREESLEPQERDRRS